The nucleotide window AGCACTGGGGGAGTGGCGGCTGatgggagtgaagggagtggtggtgtggaggaCACTGGGGTGCTGCGAGTGGAGGACAGCGTGTACATAACCCTGCGTTCGGCCATCTACAGCTACAGCATCATGCCAGTGTGGTGGCGCGTCAATGCCTCTGCCAATGGCCGGGGGGAGTGGTCCAGCGAGGGCTGCAAGATCGTCAAGATGCACAACTCGCTGGTGGTGTTCCGCTGCGACCGCCTGGCTCACTTCGGCCTGCTGCAGGACATGGCTGCACGTCACCGGGGCCGGGGCGGGGCCAAGGAAGGGGCGGCATTCAGGCCCAGTGCCCCAGGGGTGTATGTGGGCAGTGCAGTGTGTGCTGCCTTCCTCATGGCCTCCATTGCCACCTGGGCTGCTCACCACAGCCGCATCGCCACCGCCAGCAAGAACAAGCACTCCCTGCTGAACACCTGGGTGgcattgctgctgctggtggcaTTGTTCACGGCCGGGGCACACCAGACACACCATCGGCCGCTGTGCCAGGGCGTGGGGGTGGCGCTGCACTACCTCACCACCTGTGTGCTGCTCTGGAccactgtcactgtcaccaATCTGTACAAGAAAGTAGCCAAGGCCCTGCGACCCCCCCCACCTCCTGATGAGGTGCCCCCGGATGTCCCGCTGCCCCCCAAGCCCATGCTGCGCTTCTATCTGGTGGGCTGGGGGATCGCTCTCATCCTGTGTGGCATCTCGGCTGCCGTCAACCTGCACCAGTATGCCGGCTATCACTTCTGCTTCCTGGCATGGGGACCCAGCCTAGGGGCCTTTGTGGCACCCACCGCTGCCCTCACACTCATCCTGgccaccttcttcctcctcacacactGCTCACTCAGGTAAGTTTCCtctagtttttctttccttattctgtccTCTTAGTGACTAGTACCTATAgactctttgttttcttcattttgccCTCATCTGTTCTTCTTATTTATAGTATCTTAAGAAAGCACTGTATGAATTTATTTGGTCTTGGAAACTACTGTGTCTTGGGGTCTATAATAGTGATTTTAAGTAAAGCTGTACTTTTTGTTACTCAAACATCTTCCCTTCTTGACAAGTATTCAGCCTTGCTTGCCTTCAATAGTGCTTGTGTCAGTGCCAGTGCCTGTATCACTGTTGGGCCTCCCATCAGGTCGCTGCGTGCTGCCTACCCTGCCACAGCCGCTGCCACAGCAGAGACTACAGAACTGGAACTGCTGGATGCCGCCTCACCTGCAACAGAGGTGGCGGGGCCCGGGGCAGTGGCGGAGGAGGTGAGCCTGGCCTCGCGAGACACGGCAGCCAGCGTGACGGACGGCCAGCACAGTCCACTAACGCAGCTACGTGCCCATGCTGTCACCCTGCTTCTGTTTGGCCTGACGTGGACAGCAGCGGCCATCACCACGGCGGCTCCCTTCCAGGAGATCATCCCGCACCACACGGCCATCTTCAGTGCCATCTACGCCATGTGTGCCAGCAGCCTGGGCATCTTCATCTTTGTGTTCTTCTGTCTGAGTCGTGGGGATGTATGGGAGGCATGGCGGAGCTGCTCCTGGGGCGGCCTGCTGCCGCGGCggggcaggaaggaggaggaggaggtgcgtcTCACCTTAGCGCCGgccaacaacaccaccatggCCACCCAGAACAACCAGAGCGGTGTACGGCCCGGGGATGGCCGTGGGCCACGGGACGCACCCTCCACACATAGCCTGGagtcctcccacacacacaacaccaacaaGTCCTCGTCGGTGTCACAGAGCATCCTGACGTCCACCAAGGGGGATGGAGTGGTGGTGGCCAAGACTGCCAACAACCTGCAGTTGCTGAGCCTGGGCGCCATGACCAATGACCTGCACTATGCCCCGGAGCTGTTCTACAACCCCAAGCAGGCGGGTGTGGCCAAGCGGTTCTTTCAGAAGCAGCGCCTGCGCCAGATGGTGAAGCAGAACAACCTGGAGGTGAACCGCGCTGACAGTGACTGCAACTCCACTGTGTACCGGCCCAAGATGTCCCGTGCATTGAACTGTGATGCCAACACCCACCGTGGCTTTGACCCTGCCTGCCTCGGGGCATCCAGCAAGGTGAACAACACCAACATCCACGTGGACGGCGTGTTCCCCTACCTGGGTGGTGAGATGCAGCCTGGCGGCAGCAAGCAGGCCAGCAAGGACCCCACACCGGAGGTGCTTTGCGTGCTGGGCCCCACCCCGGACCTCTACCCGGCAGGGCGGGGCACCGAGGGGGAGCGAGGCTGGGCCACCATACCCCGCAAGCCCCGAGCCTTCATGGAGGAGCCCCTCAGCCCCCTACGGCGGGGTGGCTCCTTCCCCAGCATCACTGAGGAGGGGCGCCCTGCCTCCCGTGCCCCCAGCCAGACCTCCACCCTGGACCAGCCACCATACCCCCTCCCCGACCCCTTGCCCCAGCAACACCCTCGCCTCTACAGCTTCCCTCCCCCTGGTGCTGccccccactaccaccaccaccatcacctccagggTGCTGAGGATGAGCCTCCAACTCGCAAGGCCCGGGGCACCTTTACCCCCGAGCAGGGTGAGCGGCCCGACCCCGGGGCAGACGGCTCCCGTGCCGGCCGTCCCCACCGCTACCGGGCGGGGCGGGAGAGGCCTCGGCCAGGCAGAAATAGGCGGCGGCAGCTGCGGGTGCGGGGCGGAAGTGCAGGTGGGTCAGTAGTGGGGGCTGGAGAGGGGCGGGAGGACTGGACGGATGACAACACGCCGCCTGTCATTATCAACTTGTCGCCGGGGGATGCAGGGCGCTCCTCGGGGTCTGACAAGGACGCTGTCGCCCACCAGTTCATGCCCTTCCCTGTCCTTCCCCGCAACGTGACACCCCCTGGGGCCCCGCTGGGCATACTGGACCAGCGGCCGCACCCCCAGGACCCCTCCAGCCTCATGTGTGTGGACCTGACCTGGCCACATGTCATGGGCTCGCTGGGTGCCGACCACCCGGGGCGCAGCAGACCAGAGCCTGCAGCCTGCCAGTGCCTGCACGGCTTCCCTCCAGGACTGGAGGGCCCCACGGGACTGGGGGTGTGttgtgagggagaggatggtgGTGCAGCCAGCTGGGACagtgaggggggtgaggggtaCTGGTGTGCCGGGGGCGGGGAGCAGCGGGCCAGCGCGTGTGAGGTGAGCGGCTGTGACGCCTCCAGCCTGTGTGGCGGTGGCCTgtccggcagcagcagcagcagtggcagcagcggtGGCAGTTGTGGGGAAGGGGGTGGTGCTGTCAGTGAGGGAGGCAGCGTTGACCCAGCGGTTGGCACCAGTCCCCGGGGCAGCGTCAACATCTCTGACTCTCCCTATGACTCCCCCCTGCACCGCCTCCACCAGAACACCCCTGACAGTGGCTCACTTGACTCGGGGCTCCTCAGCTCCCCTGGCAGGCCCCCTCCGCCTGAAGGGGCACAGCAGGGAACTCTGCTAGGGGAGACCACCACCAGCGCTGAGTCCCTGAACTTACCACAAGAccccccctccccatcctccccggCTTGCTACCTCACCAACAGCTCAGCGGAGACAGTGCTGCGGCGCGACGACCCGGGCCAGGACAGTGACGAGGGCACGGGGACAGGGCAGGAGGCGGGGCaggaggtggggaaggggaCAGGGATGGGGACTTGTTCTGGGGAGAGGCAGGCAGAGACAGAGGAACCAGAAGCAAATCCTAAGAGGGAAACTTGTGTGTAGCAACCTCACCCTggtccctgccctgccctgccctgccctgtgcCATATCCAGACCAGTCTCATCACCCACCCTGATATTTATTGCCATACTGACATATtacccacaacacaacacaacacaacacattttatgaaacacaaaaaaataatcacaatgatgaaatgaaatgggattaaaaaagtgaaatgaaatgaaacttGCCCCGAAAACCCTTcagaatgtaaataaatataaatatatattatatctatatgagaaaataaataaaacttcatttgaatattattattagttatgtaaacgacaaaaaataataaataatagtaataataataatacaataataataataataataactaccaaATTTCTATATTATGAGCAAGAAcacattttactgttttgtcatttttactattataaccccctccccccttcccattccccatcacctctaccccttcccttccccatccaTCACCCATATCCCTCCCCTTTACCTGCCTCCCATATCCCAGTTCCTCTACCTtgtacccttccctcccccttcctattATCCTTCCTCATCCCCCTATCCAGTTTTCTGttatccccttccttccctgtttctcattccttttctcctccatttatacttttccccattttctttcacacttccatttatctttctacgtttttcttttatctctcctctcctcgactTTCCTGTTATTTCTATCTTCATTCCACACTccgttccttcttttcctctaatGCCTCTCTGTTTATTATcattccgtttttcttttcattcttagcGCCCAGttttcttcccatcctcccctctcctcttccctttatcatccctttattattaattattattattattattatccactGTTATCCTTGTCTTTCGTCTCCCACTCCCACCCCCTGTTCCTCCCAGTTCTCTCTCCCACATCAGTCTGTTATTCTGTAGACCCTCCCGTGTCGTAAGAAGCATTTAAAAAAACACCAGtatttatacatataaatatatatatatattacatgtaGATATGACATTCTTTtgaaatccattttttttttcgtatgtgcatttttaaatattttttgagtatttttttttcttgagtgttAAGTGCAAGAtgtattactactgctgctactactactactactactactactactactactactactactacttattttcactttatttttatttatttatttttttgtggttataaTGTATGAgggtttaactctctctctctctctctctctctctctctctctctctctctctctctctctctctctctctctctctctctctctctctctctctctctctctctctctctctctctctctctctctctccatgagttTGAtgttttccttcgttccttcatatatttcttttttcctttttccttcttcatattcgtttttttcttcttccttccatctttcttagccttttttttatattaattttccttccataTTCCTTTCCTTCGACTGCAATAGGAAACACTAGGGCATTATGagtacctatttttttttcctatagatATTTTAGAAACCCAAAGCTTGTAAACTATATTATATTTGCTCCCCTTCCCCATTTAActaatacataatatatattttccgccccctctccccatttccagttatttctgagtcgtgtttgtgtgtttgtgtgtttttctgacTCAAAAAGAGAGACTTTTTcgctctctttctattattattattctttttgtatAATGATTTTGTTTACGTTTCTTTATACATATACtacatttattattcttttaccCTCGTGGTCCTGTAAATAAAGATACTTTCCTGCGTGTGTATGTCTGGTTTTTAAAGACGTGCAATGAATGTGAGTTTTATGCGAGGGATTCTCATTATCCTCTGCTTCCTCGCCCCGCTGGCTGACAcatctattttatttgtttgtttacttttttatttatttatttattttaatgctACTATAAGTGGCGTTTTTGTCAGTCCGTGGTGgaagtattgtttttttttttttttttttttgtattacaattttttactgaaggattttttttttttcgtatattagTATATTTGAATTTTTCCTTTAGGCAATTGCACAAAcgacatttttttatttgtttattattagttttcttttaagtgATAACGTAGAGAAATAAATGTTTTCTCTTAgaactttttcattattatttaatgAAACAACTATTCTTATTTATAAATTTTCCTTCAGGCTCGTTCGCTGTTGAGTGGTACCCGTTATGGCGTATACCATGCCCAACAGTTATCTTTTGTTACTTTAGGGGTCTTCGTGTGTTTGAAAGTACCAGCCATCACGGGGAGAGTTTAACTTGCTGTCTTTCGTGAAGCGCCAGATATACCCCTTGAGGTGCTTCACCCCGCTACTGCTGGGGGCACGAGGGCAGGAAGACTTGCTGGACGGGAGCTAGAGCAAGAAGCAGGTGGGTTGAGCCGTATTTAAAATGTGACGCCGCTTGCTGCGTCTGGGTACGTTTTTAAATTGATTATTCTCACAGGGATTATTTTTCAAGGCCATGCGCTTGTCCCGTGGGGTTGGTAAGCGTGATGCAGGATATTTCATGTTGAACTCACCgggatcatgaaaacacctggGATATTTTAATACATCCATACTAAATCCCTGCTGGAAAGTGGACATAACTGTTTGGGATTGGTTCTTgacttgctgttgttgttgttgttgttattgttgttgttattgttggctTGACGCTTGGAACTCGTACAgtaaaatttttctttccttctcttttccttctttctatttatctagccatcattacttccttctttcttattctttttcttctttcttgttctttttctgcaTCTTGTTCggttgctgttattgttcttttctttttctcttccttatccccATGTCCGGGTCCCAGGTGCGGGTGGGCGAGGGCGCGGCGGTGTCCTGGCTTCCCGGTGGCTTCCTCTTCCTGGTTTATTAACATTCACGGTTTTTTAATGAGTTCCTTGCCCTTCTCTACTTctttccctccgtccttccttccttccttccttccttgcttgtctACCTGCCTGCCCATCTGcctgtccgcctctctctctctctctctctctctctctctctctctctctctctctctctctctctctctctctctctctctctctctctctcaaaaaaaaaaaaaaaaaaagcttctcatttttatatattttcatcatcactctTTATCTcactttacgagagagagagagagagagagagagagagagagagagagagag belongs to Scylla paramamosain isolate STU-SP2022 chromosome 29, ASM3559412v1, whole genome shotgun sequence and includes:
- the LOC135115652 gene encoding adhesion G protein-coupled receptor A3-like, which produces MRVSPRRPRPPPPPLPPPPPPPRAATTSTTTTILLAIVVVVVMVTGCHALGEEIRPDPTITTTTITDNTTTTTPRSTTQEIPVTTSTTQTTTDGRNGGVAANGGSAGRKKAYIGGSGGITPTNTLPPTTSTPQSLTCPEDLCKVTGMTENAGEVLSAAPPLKVSCHDHLRITSLTDIWPHCLTPATRLLDLSDSGLTRLSPHVLSHLPNLEKLDLRNNDISVIEPGSFANLSNLRRLDLSTNRIKTLNGSQLAGLIRLKKLKLARNPLSRLQSGILEEVPNLKGLDLAQTLLVCDCGLTWLAEAVARREVRVHSASKCFSPRALNNTQIKKLKPDQLRCHGPGQSVVELEPVLDQVVFAGDSLRLRCRVTSAQESHQVWWAKGETHLLPRQPLATQPHFCYRYRLPRSAPAERWSCGQEHLPACLVEIDELNGTHSGDWSCLVQGQKGNHTRTVSIYVIAHDTKYCPMNATSDNRGSYVWPRTVAGVRVELACAGLVPPHQRGAQKFTSKTASTTISISTGKHHRTPANTASALRSLQWHMAEHTCSEDGEWEALNTARCPFVSETTKILEQFALTNVVASKTSLVDSARSLRNFTREGKNLQDPMDVVFLAKTVEQYTDLLTTLSGPKETANTLINIISASMSATKELLAKAEALDRSCGRLVGCLWDVATHFPTLPHAMAPHLEMHQSSYHPHTFSGLTCTWFRRSAHSTERHFRCNTNDYSKMYSTDDKILDAQIQVPSSLFSHGQPFHQFSTTTTSPANTSDDDPAPSRIPQTPVQLQFFVYSTAKLFPHTGSHGDGLESWEVTSPVIGGRVSTGGVAADGSEGSGGVEDTGVLRVEDSVYITLRSAIYSYSIMPVWWRVNASANGRGEWSSEGCKIVKMHNSLVVFRCDRLAHFGLLQDMAARHRGRGGAKEGAAFRPSAPGVYVGSAVCAAFLMASIATWAAHHSRIATASKNKHSLLNTWVALLLLVALFTAGAHQTHHRPLCQGVGVALHYLTTCVLLWTTVTVTNLYKKVAKALRPPPPPDEVPPDVPLPPKPMLRFYLVGWGIALILCGISAAVNLHQYAGYHFCFLAWGPSLGAFVAPTAALTLILATFFLLTHCSLRSLRAAYPATAAATAETTELELLDAASPATEVAGPGAVAEEVSLASRDTAASVTDGQHSPLTQLRAHAVTLLLFGLTWTAAAITTAAPFQEIIPHHTAIFSAIYAMCASSLGIFIFVFFCLSRGDVWEAWRSCSWGGLLPRRGRKEEEEVRLTLAPANNTTMATQNNQSGVRPGDGRGPRDAPSTHSLESSHTHNTNKSSSVSQSILTSTKGDGVVVAKTANNLQLLSLGAMTNDLHYAPELFYNPKQAGVAKRFFQKQRLRQMVKQNNLEVNRADSDCNSTVYRPKMSRALNCDANTHRGFDPACLGASSKVNNTNIHVDGVFPYLGGEMQPGGSKQASKDPTPEVLCVLGPTPDLYPAGRGTEGERGWATIPRKPRAFMEEPLSPLRRGGSFPSITEEGRPASRAPSQTSTLDQPPYPLPDPLPQQHPRLYSFPPPGAAPHYHHHHHLQGAEDEPPTRKARGTFTPEQGERPDPGADGSRAGRPHRYRAGRERPRPGRNRRRQLRVRGGSAGGSVVGAGEGREDWTDDNTPPVIINLSPGDAGRSSGSDKDAVAHQFMPFPVLPRNVTPPGAPLGILDQRPHPQDPSSLMCVDLTWPHVMGSLGADHPGRSRPEPAACQCLHGFPPGLEGPTGLGVCCEGEDGGAASWDSEGGEGYWCAGGGEQRASACEVSGCDASSLCGGGLSGSSSSSGSSGGSCGEGGGAVSEGGSVDPAVGTSPRGSVNISDSPYDSPLHRLHQNTPDSGSLDSGLLSSPGRPPPPEGAQQGTLLGETTTSAESLNLPQDPPSPSSPACYLTNSSAETVLRRDDPGQDSDEGTGTGQEAGQEVGKGTGMGTCSGERQAETEEPEANPKRETCV